A section of the Enterococcus saigonensis genome encodes:
- the vanA gene encoding D-alanine--(R)-lactate ligase VanA — MNRIKVAILFGGCSEEHDVSVKSAIEIAANINKEKYEPLYIGITKSGVWKMCEKPCAEWENDNCYSAVLSPDKKMHGLLVKKNHEYEINHVDVAFSALHGKSGEDGSIQGLFELSGIPFVGCDIQSSAICMDKSLTYIVAKNAGIATPAFWVINKDDRPVAATFTYPVFVKPARSGSSFGVKKVNSADELDYAIESARQYDSKILIEQAVSGCEVGCAVLGNSAALVVGEVDQIRLQYGIFRIHQEVEPEKGSENAVITVPADLSAEERGRIQETAKKIYKALGCRGLARVDMFLQDNGRIVLNEVNTLPGFTSYSRYPRMMAAAGIALPELIDRLIVLALKG; from the coding sequence ATGAATAGAATAAAAGTTGCAATACTGTTTGGGGGTTGCTCAGAGGAGCATGACGTATCGGTAAAATCTGCAATAGAGATAGCCGCTAACATTAATAAAGAAAAATACGAGCCGTTATACATTGGAATTACGAAATCTGGTGTATGGAAAATGTGCGAAAAACCTTGCGCGGAATGGGAAAACGACAATTGCTATTCAGCTGTACTCTCGCCGGATAAAAAAATGCACGGATTACTTGTTAAAAAGAACCATGAATATGAAATCAACCATGTTGATGTAGCATTTTCAGCTTTGCATGGCAAGTCAGGTGAAGATGGATCCATACAAGGTCTGTTTGAATTGTCCGGTATCCCTTTTGTAGGCTGCGATATTCAAAGCTCAGCAATTTGTATGGACAAATCGTTGACATACATCGTTGCGAAAAATGCTGGGATAGCTACTCCCGCCTTTTGGGTTATTAATAAAGATGATAGGCCGGTGGCAGCTACGTTTACCTATCCTGTTTTTGTTAAGCCGGCGCGTTCAGGCTCATCCTTCGGTGTGAAAAAAGTCAATAGCGCGGACGAATTGGACTACGCAATTGAATCGGCAAGACAATATGACAGCAAAATCTTAATTGAGCAGGCTGTTTCGGGCTGTGAGGTCGGTTGTGCGGTATTGGGAAACAGTGCCGCGTTAGTTGTTGGCGAGGTGGACCAAATCAGGCTGCAGTACGGAATCTTTCGTATTCATCAGGAAGTCGAGCCGGAAAAAGGCTCTGAAAACGCAGTTATAACCGTTCCCGCAGACCTTTCAGCAGAGGAGCGAGGACGGATACAGGAAACGGCAAAAAAAATATATAAAGCGCTCGGCTGTAGAGGTCTAGCCCGTGTGGATATGTTTTTACAAGATAACGGCCGCATTGTACTGAACGAAGTCAATACTCTGCCCGGTTTCACGTCATACAGTCGTTATCCCCGTATGATGGCCGCTGCAGGTATTGCACTTCCCGAACTGATTGACCGCTTGATCGTATTAGCGTTAAAGGGGTGA
- the vanZ-A gene encoding glycopeptide resistance protein VanZ-A has protein sequence MGKILSRGLLALYLVTLIWLVLFKLQYNILSVFNYHQRSLNLTPFTATGNFREMIDNVIIFIPFGLLLNVNFKEIGFLPKFAFVLVLSLTFEIIQFIFAIGATDITDVITNTVGGFLGLKLYGLSNKHMNQKKLDRVIIFVGILLLVLLLVYRTHLRINYV, from the coding sequence TTGGGAAAAATATTATCTAGAGGATTGCTAGCTTTATATTTAGTGACACTAATCTGGTTAGTGTTATTCAAATTACAATACAATATTTTATCAGTATTTAATTATCATCAAAGAAGTCTTAACTTGACTCCATTTACTGCTACTGGGAATTTCAGAGAGATGATAGATAATGTTATAATCTTTATTCCATTTGGCTTGCTTTTGAATGTCAATTTTAAAGAAATCGGATTTTTACCTAAGTTTGCTTTTGTACTGGTTTTAAGTCTTACTTTTGAAATAATTCAATTTATCTTCGCTATTGGAGCGACAGACATAACAGATGTAATTACAAATACTGTTGGAGGCTTTCTTGGACTGAAATTATATGGTTTAAGCAATAAGCATATGAATCAAAAAAAATTAGACAGAGTTATTATTTTTGTAGGTATACTTTTGCTCGTATTATTGCTCGTTTACCGTACCCATTTAAGAATAAATTACGTGTAA
- the vanR-A gene encoding vancomycin resistance response regulator transcription factor VanR-A codes for MSDKILIVDDEHEIADLVELYLKNENYTVFKYYTAKEALECIDKSEIDLAILDIMLPGTSGLTICQKIRDKHTYPIIMLTGKDTEVDKITGLTIGADDYITKPFRPLELIARVKAQLRRYKKFSGVKEQNENVIVHSGLVINVNTHECYLNEKQLSLTPTEFSILRILCENKGNVVSSELLFHEIWGDEYFSKSNNTITVHIRHLREKMNDTIDNPKYIKTVWGVGYKIEK; via the coding sequence ATGAGCGATAAAATACTTATTGTGGATGATGAACATGAAATTGCCGATTTGGTTGAATTATACTTAAAAAACGAGAATTATACGGTTTTCAAATACTATACCGCCAAAGAAGCATTGGAATGTATAGACAAGTCTGAGATTGACCTTGCCATATTGGACATCATGCTTCCCGGCACAAGCGGCCTTACTATCTGTCAAAAAATAAGGGACAAGCACACCTATCCGATTATCATGCTGACCGGGAAAGATACAGAGGTAGATAAAATTACAGGGTTAACAATCGGCGCGGATGATTATATAACGAAGCCCTTTCGCCCACTGGAGTTAATTGCTCGGGTAAAGGCCCAGTTGCGCCGATACAAAAAATTCAGTGGAGTAAAGGAGCAGAACGAAAATGTTATCGTCCACTCCGGCCTTGTCATTAATGTTAACACCCATGAGTGTTATCTGAACGAGAAGCAGTTATCCCTTACTCCCACCGAGTTTTCAATACTGCGAATCCTCTGTGAAAACAAGGGGAATGTGGTTAGCTCCGAGCTGCTATTTCATGAGATATGGGGCGACGAATATTTCAGCAAGAGCAACAACACCATCACCGTGCATATCCGGCATTTGCGCGAAAAAATGAACGACACCATTGATAATCCGAAATATATAAAAACGGTATGGGGGGTTGGTTATAAAATTGAAAAATAA
- a CDS encoding D-Ala-D-Ala dipeptidase VanX-A — translation MEIGFTFLDEIVHGVRWDAKYATWDNFTGKPVDGYEVNRIVGTYELAESLLKAKELAATQGYGLLLWDGYRPKRAVNCFMQWAAQPENNLTKESYYPNIDRTEMISKGYVASKSSHSRGSAIDLTLYRLDTGELVPMGSRFDFMDERSHHAANGISCNEAQNRRRLRSIMENSGFEAYSLEWWHYVLRDEPYPNSYFDFPVK, via the coding sequence ATGGAAATAGGATTTACTTTTTTAGATGAAATAGTACACGGTGTTCGTTGGGACGCTAAATATGCCACTTGGGATAATTTCACCGGAAAACCGGTTGACGGTTATGAAGTAAATCGCATTGTAGGGACATACGAGTTGGCTGAATCGCTTTTGAAGGCAAAAGAACTGGCTGCTACCCAAGGGTACGGATTGCTTCTATGGGACGGTTACCGTCCTAAGCGTGCTGTAAACTGTTTTATGCAATGGGCTGCACAGCCGGAAAATAACCTGACAAAGGAAAGTTATTATCCCAATATTGACCGAACTGAGATGATTTCAAAAGGATACGTGGCTTCAAAATCAAGCCATAGCCGCGGCAGTGCCATTGATCTTACGCTTTATCGATTAGACACGGGTGAGCTTGTACCAATGGGGAGCCGATTTGATTTTATGGATGAACGCTCTCATCATGCGGCAAATGGAATATCATGCAATGAAGCGCAAAATCGCAGACGTTTGCGCTCCATCATGGAAAACAGTGGGTTTGAAGCATATAGCCTCGAATGGTGGCACTATGTATTAAGAGACGAACCATACCCCAATAGCTATTTTGATTTCCCCGTTAAATAA
- a CDS encoding recombinase family protein: MRKIGYIRVSSTNQNPSRQFQQLNEIGMDIIYEEKVSGATKDREQLQKVLDDLQEDDIIYVTDLTRITRSTQDLFELIDNIRDKKASLKSLKDTWLDLSEDNPYSQFLITVMAGVNQLERDLIRMRQREGIELAKKEGKFKGRLKKYHKNHAGMNYAVKLYKEGNMTVNQICEITNVSRASLYRKLSEVNN, encoded by the coding sequence TTGCGGAAAATCGGTTATATTCGTGTCAGTTCGACTAACCAGAATCCTTCAAGACAATTTCAGCAGTTGAACGAGATCGGAATGGATATTATATATGAAGAGAAAGTTTCAGGAGCAACAAAGGATCGCGAGCAACTTCAAAAAGTGTTAGACGATTTACAGGAAGATGACATCATTTATGTTACAGACTTAACTCGAATCACTCGTAGTACACAAGATCTATTTGAATTAATCGATAACATACGAGATAAAAAGGCAAGTTTAAAATCACTAAAAGATACATGGCTTGATTTATCAGAAGATAATCCATACAGCCAATTCTTAATTACTGTAATGGCTGGTGTTAACCAATTAGAGCGAGATCTTATTCGGATGAGACAACGTGAAGGGATTGAATTGGCTAAGAAAGAAGGAAAGTTTAAAGGTCGATTAAAGAAGTATCATAAAAATCACGCAGGAATGAATTATGCGGTAAAGCTATATAAAGAAGGAAATATGACTGTAAATCAAATTTGTGAAATTACTAATGTATCTAGGGCTTCATTATACAGGAAATTATCAGAAGTGAATAATTAG
- a CDS encoding D-lactate dehydrogenase VanH-A, with protein MNNIGITVYGCEQDEADAFHALSPRFGVMATIINANVSESNAKSAPFNQCISVGHKSEISASILLALKRAGVKYISTRSIGCNHIDTTAAKRMGITVDNVAYSPDSVADYTMMLILMAVRNVKSIVRSVEKHDFRLDSDRGKVLSDMTVGVVGTGQIGKAVIERLRGFGCKVLAYSRSRSIEVNYVPFDELLQNSDIVTLHVPLNTDTHYIISHEQIQRMKQGAFLINTGRGPLVDTYELVKALENGKLGGAALDVLEGEEEFFYSDCTQKPIDNQFLLKLQRMPNVIITPHTAYYTEQALRDTVEKTIKNCLDFERRQEHE; from the coding sequence ATGAATAACATCGGCATTACTGTTTATGGATGTGAGCAGGATGAGGCAGATGCATTCCATGCTCTTTCGCCTCGCTTTGGCGTTATGGCAACGATAATTAACGCCAACGTGTCGGAATCCAACGCCAAATCCGCGCCTTTCAATCAATGTATCAGTGTGGGACATAAATCAGAGATTTCCGCCTCTATTCTTCTTGCGCTGAAGAGAGCCGGTGTGAAATATATTTCTACCCGAAGCATCGGCTGCAATCATATAGATACAACTGCTGCTAAGAGAATGGGCATCACTGTCGACAATGTGGCGTACTCGCCGGATAGCGTTGCCGATTATACTATGATGCTAATTCTTATGGCAGTACGCAACGTAAAATCGATTGTGCGCTCTGTGGAAAAACATGATTTCAGGTTGGACAGCGACCGTGGCAAGGTACTCAGCGACATGACAGTTGGTGTGGTGGGAACGGGCCAGATAGGCAAAGCGGTTATTGAGCGGCTGCGAGGATTTGGATGTAAAGTGTTGGCTTATAGTCGCAGCCGAAGTATAGAGGTAAACTATGTACCGTTTGATGAGTTGCTGCAAAATAGCGATATCGTTACGCTTCATGTGCCGCTCAATACGGATACGCACTATATTATCAGCCACGAACAAATACAGAGAATGAAGCAAGGAGCATTTCTTATCAATACTGGGCGCGGTCCACTTGTAGATACCTATGAGTTGGTTAAAGCATTAGAAAACGGGAAACTGGGCGGTGCCGCATTGGATGTATTGGAAGGAGAGGAAGAGTTTTTCTACTCTGATTGCACCCAAAAACCAATTGATAATCAATTTTTACTTAAACTTCAAAGAATGCCTAACGTGATAATCACACCGCATACGGCCTATTATACCGAGCAAGCGTTGCGTGATACCGTTGAAAAAACCATTAAAAACTGTTTGGATTTTGAAAGGAGACAGGAGCATGAATAG
- the vanY gene encoding VanY-A/VanY-F/VanY-M family D-Ala-D-Ala carboxypeptidase produces MKKLFFLLLLLFLIYLGYDYVNEALFSQEKVEFQNYDQNPKEHLENSGTSENTQEKTITEEQVYQGNLLLINSKYPLRQESVKSDIVNLSKHDELINGYGLLDSNIYMSKEIAQKFSEMVNDAVKGGVSHFIINSGYRDFDEQSVLYQEMGAEYALPAGYSEHNSGLSLDVGSSLTKMERAPEGKWIEENAWKYGFILRYPEDKTELTGIQYEPWHIRYVGLPHSAIMKEKNFVLEEYMDYLKEEKTISVSVNGEKYEIFYYPVTKNTTIHVPTNLRYEISGNNIDGVIVTVFPGSTHTNSRR; encoded by the coding sequence ATGAAGAAGTTGTTTTTTTTATTGTTATTGTTATTCTTAATATACTTAGGTTATGACTACGTTAATGAAGCACTGTTTTCTCAGGAAAAAGTCGAATTTCAAAATTATGATCAAAATCCCAAAGAACATTTAGAAAATAGTGGGACTTCTGAAAATACCCAAGAGAAAACAATTACAGAAGAACAGGTTTATCAAGGAAATCTGCTATTAATCAATAGTAAATATCCTCTTCGCCAAGAAAGTGTGAAGTCAGATATCGTGAATTTATCTAAACATGACGAATTAATAAATGGATACGGGTTGCTTGATAGTAATATTTATATGTCAAAAGAAATAGCACAAAAATTTTCAGAGATGGTCAATGATGCTGTAAAGGGTGGCGTTAGTCATTTTATTATTAATAGTGGCTATCGAGACTTTGATGAGCAAAGTGTGCTTTACCAAGAAATGGGGGCTGAGTATGCCTTACCAGCAGGTTATAGTGAGCATAATTCAGGTTTATCACTAGATGTAGGATCAAGCTTGACGAAAATGGAACGAGCCCCTGAAGGAAAGTGGATAGAAGAAAATGCTTGGAAATACGGGTTCATTTTACGTTATCCAGAGGACAAAACAGAGTTAACAGGAATTCAATATGAACCATGGCATATTCGCTATGTTGGTTTACCACATAGTGCGATTATGAAAGAAAAGAATTTCGTTCTCGAGGAATATATGGATTACCTAAAAGAAGAAAAAACCATTTCTGTTAGTGTAAATGGGGAAAAATATGAGATCTTTTATTATCCTGTTACTAAAAATACCACCATTCATGTGCCGACTAATCTTCGTTATGAGATATCAGGAAACAATATAGACGGTGTAATTGTGACAGTGTTTCCCGGATCAACACATACTAATTCAAGGAGGTAA
- the vanS gene encoding vancomycin resistance histidine kinase VanS, translating to MVIKLKNKKNDYSKLERKLYMYIVAIVVVAIVFVLYIRSMIRGKLGDWIVSILQNKYDLNHLDAMKLYHYSIRNNIDIFIYVAIVISILILCRVMLSKFAKYFDEINTGIDVLIQNEDKQIELSAEMDVMEQKLNTLKRTLEKREQDAKLAEQRKNDVVMYLAHDIKTPLTSIIGYLSLLDEAPDMPVDQKAKYVHITLDKAYRLEQLIDEFFEITRYNLQTITLTKTHIDLYYMLVQMTDEFYPQLSAHGKQAVIHAPEDLTVSGDPDKLARVFNNILKNAAAYSEDNSIIDITAGLSGDVVSIEFKNTGSIPKDKLAAIFEKFYRLDNARSSDTGGAGLGLAIAKEIIVQHGGQIYAESNDNYTTFRVELPAMPDLVDKRRS from the coding sequence TTGGTTATAAAATTGAAAAATAAAAAAAACGACTATTCCAAACTAGAACGAAAACTTTACATGTATATCGTTGCAATTGTTGTGGTAGCAATTGTATTCGTGTTGTATATTCGTTCAATGATCCGAGGGAAACTTGGGGATTGGATCGTAAGTATTTTGCAAAACAAATATGACTTAAATCACCTGGACGCGATGAAATTATATCATTATTCCATACGGAACAATATAGATATCTTTATTTATGTGGCGATTGTCATTAGTATTCTTATTCTATGTCGCGTCATGCTTTCAAAATTCGCAAAATACTTTGACGAGATAAATACCGGCATTGATGTACTTATTCAGAACGAAGATAAACAAATTGAGCTTTCTGCGGAAATGGATGTTATGGAACAAAAGCTCAACACATTAAAACGGACTCTGGAAAAGCGAGAGCAGGATGCAAAGCTGGCCGAACAAAGAAAAAATGACGTTGTTATGTACTTGGCGCACGATATTAAAACGCCCCTTACATCCATTATCGGTTATTTGAGCCTGCTTGACGAGGCTCCAGACATGCCGGTAGATCAAAAGGCAAAGTATGTGCATATCACGTTGGACAAAGCGTATCGACTCGAACAGCTAATCGACGAGTTTTTTGAGATTACACGGTATAACCTACAAACGATAACGCTAACAAAAACGCACATAGACCTATACTATATGCTGGTGCAGATGACCGATGAATTTTATCCTCAGCTTTCCGCACATGGAAAACAGGCGGTTATTCACGCCCCCGAGGATCTGACCGTGTCCGGCGACCCTGATAAACTCGCGAGAGTCTTTAACAACATTTTGAAAAACGCCGCTGCATACAGTGAGGATAACAGCATCATTGACATTACCGCGGGCCTCTCCGGGGATGTGGTGTCAATCGAATTCAAGAACACTGGAAGCATCCCAAAAGATAAGCTAGCTGCCATATTTGAAAAGTTCTATAGGCTGGACAATGCTCGTTCTTCCGATACGGGTGGCGCGGGACTTGGATTGGCGATTGCAAAAGAAATTATTGTTCAGCATGGAGGGCAGATTTACGCGGAAAGCAATGATAACTATACGACGTTTAGGGTAGAGCTTCCAGCGATGCCAGACTTGGTTGATAAAAGGAGGTCCTAA